In the Flagellimonas sp. MMG031 genome, one interval contains:
- the tpiA gene encoding triose-phosphate isomerase gives MRTKIVAGNWKMNKNLQQTEELLAELSAKLPDTDADVIVAPTFVNLQAAKQALQDSKIQVAAQNMHFAESGAYTGEISADMLLGLDVDIVILGHSERRAYFGEDDAFLAKKVKTAIEKGLKVIFCFGEELDDRKSGNHFSVVESQLKNALFELKASAWSKIVLAYEPVWAIGTGETASPEQAQEMHAFIRKTIADGFNSSIAEDVSILYGGSVKPGNAKEIFSKPDVDGGLIGGASLVAKDFTDIIKAI, from the coding sequence ATGAGAACAAAGATTGTGGCAGGAAACTGGAAAATGAATAAGAACCTTCAGCAAACTGAGGAACTGCTGGCCGAGCTCTCCGCCAAACTACCCGATACCGATGCTGACGTAATTGTGGCACCGACCTTTGTGAATCTTCAAGCTGCAAAGCAGGCCTTACAAGATTCAAAGATTCAGGTGGCGGCACAAAACATGCACTTTGCTGAAAGTGGTGCGTACACCGGTGAAATCTCCGCCGATATGTTGTTGGGCTTGGATGTGGATATCGTCATTCTTGGGCACTCCGAAAGGCGCGCCTATTTTGGCGAGGATGATGCTTTTTTGGCCAAAAAAGTGAAAACGGCTATAGAAAAAGGACTTAAGGTGATTTTTTGCTTCGGGGAGGAATTGGACGACAGGAAATCCGGTAATCATTTTTCCGTAGTGGAAAGCCAATTAAAAAATGCATTGTTCGAACTTAAAGCCAGCGCATGGAGCAAAATTGTACTTGCCTACGAGCCCGTTTGGGCCATTGGTACGGGAGAGACCGCAAGTCCCGAGCAAGCGCAAGAGATGCACGCTTTTATTAGAAAAACCATTGCCGATGGGTTCAATTCGTCTATTGCCGAGGATGTTTCCATTTTATATGGTGGTAGTGTGAAACCAGGCAATGCGAAGGAAATATTTTCCAAACCCGATGTCGATGGCGGACTCATTGGAGGTGCTTCATTGGTTGCCAAAGACTTTACGGATATTATCAAGGCCATTTAA
- the prmA gene encoding 50S ribosomal protein L11 methyltransferase, which yields MVYLEYDFNVSPLQPATDMLIAELGELGFESFVETETGLLAYILKSEWQDHSLEDLFAFQIPEVKISWTRKEIEQQNWNAEWEKNFHPILVGDRCMVRAPFHQPMEVDYDIVIEPKMSFGTGHHETTHMMLQHILDNDFEGKTVLDMGCGTGVLAILAKKRGATDVEAIDIDEWCFLNTQENVERNDCSDIKAFQGDSGLLKGKKYDIILANINRNILLEDIPIYADCLKNGGTLFLSGFYLADLDAISSKCAAYGLEFEKNLEKNNWVAAKYVN from the coding sequence TTGGTCTATCTCGAATACGATTTTAATGTCAGTCCGCTCCAACCCGCAACAGATATGCTCATTGCGGAGTTGGGGGAGTTGGGCTTTGAGAGTTTTGTGGAAACGGAAACAGGGCTGTTGGCCTATATCCTCAAATCTGAATGGCAGGACCACAGCTTGGAAGACCTTTTTGCATTCCAAATCCCAGAAGTAAAGATTAGCTGGACCCGAAAGGAAATTGAGCAGCAAAACTGGAATGCGGAGTGGGAGAAGAATTTCCATCCCATTCTCGTGGGGGACCGCTGTATGGTGCGCGCACCGTTTCATCAACCCATGGAAGTGGATTACGATATTGTTATTGAACCAAAAATGAGCTTTGGTACAGGGCATCACGAAACCACCCACATGATGCTTCAGCATATATTGGACAATGATTTTGAAGGAAAAACTGTATTGGACATGGGCTGCGGCACCGGAGTGCTGGCCATTTTGGCCAAAAAACGGGGAGCAACGGACGTAGAGGCCATCGATATTGATGAATGGTGCTTTTTGAATACCCAAGAAAACGTGGAGCGCAATGATTGTTCGGATATCAAGGCATTTCAAGGGGATAGTGGTTTGCTTAAGGGCAAAAAGTACGACATCATCCTGGCCAATATCAACCGGAATATTCTTTTGGAGGATATTCCTATTTATGCTGATTGCCTCAAAAACGGCGGAACCTTATTTTTGAGTGGCTTTTATTTGGCGGATTTGGATGCAATTTCCTCAAAATGTGCTGCATATGGTTTGGAATTTGAAAAAAATCTGGAGAAGAACAACTGGGTTGCGGCAAAATATGTAAATTAG
- a CDS encoding ATP-dependent Clp protease adaptor ClpS: MGTREKELEDVLLEEEITKEHEIVLFNDDVNTFDHVIETLINVCEHTPEQAEQCSLIVHYNGKCTVKTGEYSFLKPKCSKLLQAGLSAEIV; this comes from the coding sequence ATGGGCACTAGAGAAAAAGAGTTGGAAGATGTTCTTCTGGAAGAAGAAATCACTAAAGAGCACGAAATAGTACTTTTTAACGATGACGTCAACACTTTTGACCACGTTATAGAAACCCTTATCAATGTGTGCGAGCACACGCCCGAACAGGCAGAGCAATGCTCGTTGATTGTGCATTACAATGGAAAATGCACGGTAAAGACCGGCGAATACTCATTCCTGAAACCCAAGTGCAGTAAGTTGTTACAGGCAGGGTTGAGTGCAGAAATCGTGTAA
- a CDS encoding four helix bundle protein has protein sequence MERKYDLEERTFNFAKNCRLYVKSLSTTIANIEDGRQLIRSSGSVGANYIEANEKLGSRDFQFRIKIAKKEAKESGYWLRLLKEANPNEEMVQSLIDESLELRKILSSILKKTQ, from the coding sequence TTGGAAAGGAAATACGATTTAGAGGAGAGAACATTCAATTTTGCAAAGAACTGTAGATTGTACGTAAAATCACTAAGTACCACTATTGCAAATATTGAAGACGGAAGGCAGTTGATAAGATCCTCGGGCTCTGTGGGAGCAAATTATATTGAAGCAAATGAAAAACTTGGGAGTAGAGATTTTCAGTTCAGAATTAAAATTGCCAAAAAAGAGGCAAAGGAGTCTGGTTATTGGTTACGTTTATTAAAAGAAGCTAATCCCAATGAAGAGATGGTGCAGAGTTTAATAGATGAATCATTGGAATTGAGAAAGATTTTATCATCTATTTTGAAGAAAACCCAATGA
- a CDS encoding BT_3928 family protein, whose translation MKYLVWISRIIVGVLFIISGLIKLNDPMGFSFKLEEYFSPSVLDLPFLTPLALGISIFVVIVEVILGVLLLIGFKPKFTVWSLLLMIVFFTFLTFYSAYFNKVTDCGCFGDAIKLTPWESFTKDVILLVFILILFYGRKYITPLFGPKINWSIGGVALLACILFANHVLAHLPVVDFRPYKIGANIQEGMSVPEDAPQPVYEYAWRFKVNGEEQIYITQGDYPSVDGEFIDVETTEIQKGYEPPIHDFTIEQEGQDYASRVLEVEKLVMVIAYDLAKSNWDAFEEVAKVTSEAKQNGYKVIGMSASSSDMANRVVDTYGLDFKFFFTDETTLKTIVRSNPAILVLHKGTIKQKVHYNDFDELKF comes from the coding sequence ATGAAATATTTGGTCTGGATATCAAGGATTATTGTAGGTGTGCTGTTTATTATCAGCGGTCTCATCAAGTTGAACGACCCTATGGGGTTTTCATTCAAACTGGAAGAATACTTTAGCCCCAGCGTGCTGGATTTGCCATTTTTAACGCCCTTGGCCTTGGGGATTTCCATCTTTGTGGTCATTGTTGAGGTTATTTTGGGTGTTTTGCTCTTGATTGGGTTCAAACCAAAGTTTACCGTTTGGAGTCTGTTGTTGATGATTGTTTTCTTCACCTTCCTCACCTTCTATTCCGCCTATTTCAATAAAGTGACGGATTGTGGGTGTTTTGGGGATGCCATCAAACTAACGCCATGGGAATCCTTCACCAAAGATGTCATATTGCTGGTGTTTATTCTGATATTGTTTTACGGTAGAAAGTACATCACGCCCCTTTTCGGCCCAAAAATCAACTGGTCCATTGGAGGCGTGGCTTTATTGGCTTGTATATTGTTCGCCAACCATGTATTGGCCCATTTGCCTGTTGTAGACTTTAGACCCTATAAAATTGGGGCCAATATCCAAGAAGGAATGTCTGTTCCCGAAGATGCACCCCAACCGGTGTACGAATATGCCTGGCGATTTAAGGTGAACGGAGAGGAACAGATTTACATTACCCAAGGGGATTACCCTTCTGTGGATGGAGAATTTATTGATGTGGAAACCACCGAAATACAAAAAGGGTATGAGCCCCCCATTCACGATTTTACGATTGAGCAAGAAGGACAGGATTATGCCTCGCGGGTTTTGGAAGTGGAAAAATTGGTAATGGTCATCGCTTACGATTTGGCCAAGAGCAATTGGGATGCTTTTGAAGAGGTGGCCAAAGTAACTTCAGAAGCCAAACAAAATGGATATAAGGTCATTGGTATGTCCGCTTCAAGCAGTGATATGGCCAATCGGGTTGTGGATACCTACGGACTGGACTTCAAGTTCTTTTTCACCGATGAGACCACCTTGAAGACGATTGTGCGATCCAATCCGGCCATTCTGGTGCTCCACAAAGGAACCATTAAGCAAAAAGTACATTATAACGATTTTGACGAGCTTAAGTTTTAA